TTCTCTGCCTGTACTAATGGTCATCTCCAGggactgctttttgttttttaaaaaaaggatgggaAAATGTTACAGAAAACTCTGCAATGTAAACTTTAGCCCACAAATGTGGGGTTTCTTCTTTCCTGCTTGATCCTATTTAGTGCCAACATCCCCATATCCTATTATGTGCCATGTGATGCCCCTTTTGTGTTAGCTAATGGCACAAGAAGCCAATAAAGAAATTCTGATTTGGAAGCACTATTTGTCTGTTACTTTGCATCCTTTCCTTTACAACATGGGTCAGAGAAGAGTGTGATCTGCCTAGGACAGTggcaatacaaaaacaaacaaacaaacacaaaagttAGTGTTGCCATTCCTTTTTGCCTTAGGCTGTGATCTAGAAGCATGCTCACATAGAATTAAAGTCCACAGAAAACAGTATAGTATACTGTGCTTAGGAGTTTAATGTAAAATACTCTGGCAGAAGTGCAGGCAaattcattccttcattccttcatttaaaagcattaataacctgcttaatgttttttaaaaaatctctaagcaATTCTACAAGCTGATACAATTCTGCAAAAGGGTAAAACAGATGCGGCAGCACGCGGTGCAGGGTGCAGAAATCATTTTCCAGGAAACTTCAACTACCTTTACAGTGAAATCTTttccatatctactcagaaggaagtttgactgagctcagtggggcttactctcctTCATTTATAAGGTTGCAGACTTGGTAATTAACAACTTGAACTCAGTTTCCTTCAATGACTGCTTTGCTCTTAACTGTGTATTTTTTTGTGTTCATGTGTGATTTTTATCTTAGGTGTTGACAGTGACAGTGGAAGTGAGGTgcgttccttttcctttttccttttattgtGCTTTACATGTTTTGTGGCAGTTGTATGAATGCCTTGCTCTGCAATCAAATGCTTTGCAGACTTTATAAGGCTtctcaacaacccccccccactcccagcgCTCCTCCAGTCAGTAGcatagccagggccgtcttaagcaggtcgggcgcccccgccccgccccgtttcttcccgtggctggtggtttccacgcggcttcgccacgcagcacccccctgccgacccggcgccctgcaccacccagcctgcccatagagccggccctgagtataGCATGGGGTGGGGCACAGGAGCAGTTGCCCCAGACACAAAATTTGTTTGGGGAGCAACATTTCAACacttggtgctgcctcaatacagctatgtgcttctgttgaaaacagcttttccatgcgagctaggaagtgacctctccagacaatggaatgactcttcttttcttattataTATCTATAATTTTCTCCAAAAACCTAAACATGCTTGGATGAATTTATTATAGCTAAAAGGGGGGAAGAAGTAGGAGGATGAGGAAATATTTCACAGATATTAGCATGGAACAAAGAGCTGCACACACTTTGAAAAAATAATAGTTCATGTTTCTGACACTCGCGAGGTTCATTTCACTGTGATATCTTTGTAGAAATTGTGAGTAGACCAAAAAACTATCTAATTCACAGTTCTCACAGCAGTAAGTGACCCAAAAACATGGCTAGCAttagaaattcacacttccccaaattttgcaatgttgttCTGCAACCCAAACTGTGTACaagaatgcatattttagggaaatttgtgcattaaaatgcatataggaGTGGAAATAACataaaagtgcattatattaaggaaagTTGCCTGCAaagatgtactgtatatattcatCAAaagtgaaggggggaaatgtctaTTGTGTGAattttgcatgaaaatgctggATTTTTTTGTGTGAGGATAAACCCACAACttgatgcagaaatatggagaacttaatttaagattgggggggaggaaatgagagagaaactgaaattagcAAATTTGCATATGCCTGGTTCTCCTAATTCACAGATGTATAAAATGAGGCAGCTCTCTTTTGTGGTGGCCTCTGTCCTGGACCACCAACTAGAACCACCTAAAACCATCCTGCAACAAAGCCCCATCAAACTGTTCCATAGAATCATATGCATCTTGCCATGGAAGAGCTAGGCTATATTGCTGAACACCATAGTTATGTATAAATGGAAAGACTCAGATACAACCCTCGTTTATCCCAGAGGCTCCAGAtttaacaggggtcagcaaactttttcagcaggaggcctgtccactgtccctcagacctcgtggggggccggactatattttgaaaaaatatatgaacgaattcctatgccccacaaataacccagagatgtgttttaaatacatCTCTACTATTAAagtacattctactcatgtaaaaacacgctgattcccagagcgtccacaggctggattgagaaggcgattgggctggatccaggccttagtttgcctacccatgctctagaagATGAAAGAGTGAAGCTGCtaggataaaaaaaaaagatcagctGATGAAATATTTCTTTTACAGGTCAATTGTGAAAGATATCTAAGGGTTCTGAGACCTGGTGGCATGACACTAGCTTGCCCAAGCATCTTTCTCCAAATCTGTGGCACAGATGGCAGAACTTATACCAGTGAATGCAAGATTTGCCAGCACAACCTGTAAGTGTAATGGATAAATAGAATGCTCATCTTTGGGTAACAAAGAATATGGAGGAGGAGTAATAAAATGCAATAGAAAtggccgtctcctcctcctctctttttatcCCCTTCTGGACTGCATGATGGCAGTATGTGTACTGGAAGACTTCAGAGGGTTCAGCAGGGTAAAAATGATAGGGTGTAGCAGGAGACAACATCATGAAATCCTAGAGGAAACATTGGAAGCAGATTATTAATGGGTAAACTGAGAAACAACATGATAATGTCTTAGGATCAGAAAATAAATATGGGAAAGGTTCTATTGGGGCCTTAGTTGAAGTCTACACCTGGGTAGGCAAAAGATTGATTAGGATCTACTGGTGGATCTCTAAGTGACTTGTAATACATCAATACATCCTCCCTCAATAAGGATCAGGAGTCCCAACAGAACAACAAAAATGCTCCCCCTGCTCTTAGACTTCTGGAAGACGAGGAAAGCTTGGGGAGGAGAAAACCAGGAGTGGATTTCTGTGTAAGATGACTGTTTCCCCGACATACACTGTTTTACACTTGGTTCTCGTAGGTGtaggatgtattttaaaaagaaagtagaTCCTACAACACTACCTCACCCCACCACAGTATTCATATTTAAAGTCTTTTTTaaccagcagaatataaaaaaatgtgtttactaGTTGAGTTCCACATTCCTTCTCTCTTGTTTTTTCAGAGAAACTGATGACAATGTTGGCAGGATGCATTATGGAGCTTGCAAGAGGGTaagcaaaaatgtttaaaagattatgggtaaaaaataaaaataaaaaatgtcaaaATAACTGCTTTATCATGATGGTAGAATTACTGTTTTGTGAATTCAAAGGGAAGACTTCTTTTAACTGTACAGAGCAAAGTTTCAGCAAGTGTAATTAATGGACTCCATACTTTATTCCTTGCATCttttgttatataaaaaaaatccagtgcaATCCATCTAGATAGCTCAGGTAGAAAAACCTCTCAGCTTTCTCTTCTACCAGTGAAATGAAGAAAGTGACTAATGatgagcttttctttctttctttgtagaaATAATGAGGAGATTCTTACCTTCCAGCATTTCAGAGAATATTAAGTGCTGACTGATTATCCAggaatcatataatcatataaCAATGGATGGGAGCTCCTAGTCTAATCTCTCTGCTACATCTCAGGACCATTCACCCACCAGACCCTCATAGATCAACTATGCAAGCAGCAATAATGAAAGAAGACTAGAATCCAAGGATTCACGTGTTATCTTACATCTGTATATGGGGGCTTTTCAGACTCTCAACCAACTACAGTCTCCCCGGCTCCCCAAAAAGGTGATTGAGGGTCATTATAATCTCACTAGAGTATAAAAATCTACTTCCAGAAAATACCATCAGGAATGTCATGTACACAGAGAGAAATGCTCTGCATACACATGCTGACCTCTTTGGATCCTAGTCAAAGATACTTGTTCAAAATATTGGTTTCCAAATGCTAACTTGTGTACTTTCTGACCATCCAACATTACAATTTGAGTTGTATTTAATGGTGCCTTTCCAATGACAGAAGGCTCTTTAACCCAGTAGAGGCTTCCATCAGCAAAACaggaaatgaatgcaaattttttTCAACCTCCCATCACACAccttgcaactcccatcacacacacacacacacacacacacacacacacacacacacacctgctccaGGAGGTTAGGAGAGGTAGCAAAAAGGCTGCAAGGTGGAGTCTGAATCTTAaaacatctcctcccct
Above is a window of Zootoca vivipara chromosome 2, rZooViv1.1, whole genome shotgun sequence DNA encoding:
- the LOC118080477 gene encoding ovomucoid, with amino-acid sequence MKIVGVFVVLSLALCFFSGVDSDSGSEVNCERYLRVLRPGGMTLACPSIFLQICGTDGRTYTSECKICQHNLETDDNVGRMHYGACKRK